The following nucleotide sequence is from Halodesulfovibrio sp. MK-HDV.
CGAGCTTCATCAGACATTGGGGCCTCCTATTATCAAGGAAAGATTTTTTCTTGTAATGGTCTTTTCTTGTTTTAAGAAGTGTGCCTGCCTAGACAGGCACATAGTCGTTTCTTATTGGCGTCCCATGTGACGTACATAGGTAAGCGCGATGGTACGGTACACAATATGGCCAAGCTTAGACCAAGGCAGGTACGCGAAGAGCATCCATACAGCTACCAGGTGGACGTAGTACACGGTGTACGCAATCTGGGGGATGGCGGCCAAGCGGAAGAGCTCGGATAACACGCCTGTCAGAGCGACTGCCCAGATGACATTCAACAAATACCAGTCGTAGTAATTAGACTTGGTTTTTTCCGGATCGTTACCGCGACGGTTATTGGTAAGGATAGCCATACCAACGATCAGAGCAATAGCACCAAGGTTAGCCAGAAGCTTAACAGGGTTAAGCAGGTTAAGCGGTGTATGCAAAAGATCAATCATCGGGATAAGTTTGCCGCCCCAGTGGGATACAGCAATCAATCCGGTAACTACCATCAGTGCAAGGAATGAGTAGAATACAAGCAGGTGACCGGTTTTACGGTCGGACTTGTCGTCCCCACAATCTTTGAACTTTTTATGTGTTGCTACTTCTTCAATAAGGACATCAATAAAGCATCTGAACATGGATTTTTGTTTACCAAGTACGAGTACTTCGCCTTCCGGCTTAAATGTTGCCAAGAGATTCCTGGCACCTTTGAAGAAGATTGCCACCATTCCGAAGAAGGTGATCATGAAAATAGGGTCAATGGTGAAATCACCAGGGAAAAGCTTGCCGTAAACAATCTCACCTTCTGGGAAGAAGGAACCAATCTGCCCTGCACGAATGAACCAAATTACGGCCCAAAGGATTGCAGGAATGGCAATAAGGTTAATCAGGTATTTAGGGCTGGAAAGCCATGTACCGATTAT
It contains:
- the qmoC gene encoding quinone-interacting membrane-bound oxidoreductase complex subunit QmoC; the protein is MAQRIEPDLQFVKELQAVGGDSLKKCYQCATCSVACPISPASNPYPRKEMVWASWGLKDKLLNNPDIWLCHNCGTCSDMCPRGAKPGDLLAALRNMAYKRINPMPIIGTWLSSPKYLINLIAIPAILWAVIWFIRAGQIGSFFPEGEIVYGKLFPGDFTIDPIFMITFFGMVAIFFKGARNLLATFKPEGEVLVLGKQKSMFRCFIDVLIEEVATHKKFKDCGDDKSDRKTGHLLVFYSFLALMVVTGLIAVSHWGGKLIPMIDLLHTPLNLLNPVKLLANLGAIALIVGMAILTNNRRGNDPEKTKSNYYDWYLLNVIWAVALTGVLSELFRLAAIPQIAYTVYYVHLVAVWMLFAYLPWSKLGHIVYRTIALTYVRHMGRQ